In Rhizobium jaguaris, a single window of DNA contains:
- a CDS encoding cellulose synthase codes for MKSLLLTVSAAVVVAGSVIAMKDGGSLEEGLRLVAQNRPDNQVTQTGSIKPTDTAFNSPPIDMKAVADRIQATAPSAVLSDTPASAQAAPDTSAESQVAPGSSDTVAQAAPQSATPQPAQPPKVDESALRYFASRGDKARLQAEISRLQALYPNWVPPADPLAIPQNSDKQLEAMWQLYSEGRYAELRKAIADRQAAETGWQPPADLLERLDVAEARARLVNASDLKQYATVVDIGANTPSLLTCSEIDILWRVAEAFIKTNRAARGQDAYVYILKNCVNPQERLATIQKASALLPYQLMQDLLSLERPDGNGGREFDSIRTDLARRFVAEGNDDPKLSVAPDYLSQVERAAQTQGLASDALLLGWYHLRRENHGEAEKWFRAARSKDDSASASQGLALILIADHKPLEAEDVMYRWRNDSKDATATYLAATANVMALQPPANLSEDVLGRMAAEVIEQKYVPTAQEFGWYARSLNQPQTAARWFETALRWKPDDEPSAYGLAITRNQLNDRQGVAEIQRLWAGRSERIARLGETTPRTPLGSVPLPAPNQTIPQTTVPPISPQPLATPPATRETSVNTRQRTVAPTGYGQPATQVTTTRRGIRGPRACSMTINAQRLNPADALSRGWCLMDLNRPMEAIEAFEVALNGPPGRAREDAAYGQSLAYLRAGLANNAAVAAAKAPLSRQRAAELQVAILADRALTAFAAKRYQETLIYLDQRAQLQQERVDLMVLRGYCYLNLKMYDDAGRVFNAVAATGNRDGNRGLIDLRLATHPDRSD; via the coding sequence ATGAAATCCTTGCTGCTTACGGTTTCTGCGGCAGTCGTGGTGGCAGGATCTGTCATCGCGATGAAAGACGGTGGGAGCCTCGAAGAGGGGTTGAGACTGGTCGCGCAAAATCGTCCGGATAACCAAGTTACGCAGACCGGAAGCATCAAGCCAACCGATACCGCCTTCAACTCGCCACCAATCGATATGAAAGCAGTTGCCGATCGCATCCAGGCGACGGCACCTTCCGCAGTTTTGTCCGACACACCAGCGTCTGCTCAAGCGGCACCCGACACGTCAGCGGAATCGCAAGTGGCACCAGGCTCATCGGATACCGTTGCCCAAGCGGCGCCTCAATCGGCTACACCGCAGCCCGCGCAGCCGCCAAAAGTCGACGAGAGCGCACTTCGCTATTTCGCAAGCCGCGGCGATAAGGCCCGCCTTCAGGCGGAGATTTCCCGCCTACAAGCACTTTATCCGAATTGGGTGCCGCCCGCCGATCCGCTGGCCATCCCGCAAAACAGCGACAAGCAGCTCGAAGCCATGTGGCAGCTCTATTCCGAAGGGCGCTACGCCGAATTGCGCAAGGCAATTGCGGATCGCCAGGCGGCGGAAACCGGATGGCAACCACCTGCCGATTTGCTGGAACGTCTCGATGTCGCCGAAGCGCGTGCTCGTTTGGTCAACGCGTCCGATCTCAAGCAATATGCAACTGTGGTCGATATCGGCGCCAACACGCCGAGCCTGCTCACCTGCAGCGAGATCGATATTTTGTGGCGGGTCGCGGAGGCTTTTATCAAGACCAACCGCGCCGCCCGCGGCCAGGACGCTTACGTCTACATCCTGAAGAATTGCGTCAATCCCCAGGAGAGGCTGGCGACCATACAAAAGGCATCGGCGCTGCTGCCCTATCAGCTCATGCAGGATCTTCTTTCACTGGAGAGACCTGACGGCAATGGCGGGCGGGAATTTGACAGCATCCGCACAGACCTTGCGCGCCGCTTCGTCGCTGAAGGCAATGATGATCCGAAACTGTCTGTAGCACCGGATTACTTGTCGCAGGTTGAACGCGCGGCTCAGACCCAGGGTCTCGCGTCCGATGCCTTGCTCCTCGGTTGGTATCATCTGCGCCGGGAAAACCATGGCGAAGCGGAAAAATGGTTCCGCGCAGCACGCAGTAAGGATGATTCCGCCTCGGCATCGCAGGGTTTGGCCCTGATCCTGATCGCCGATCACAAGCCTCTGGAAGCTGAAGACGTCATGTATAGATGGCGCAACGATTCCAAGGACGCGACAGCAACCTACCTCGCGGCCACCGCCAATGTGATGGCGCTGCAACCGCCCGCCAATCTCAGTGAAGACGTGCTCGGCCGCATGGCCGCCGAAGTCATTGAGCAGAAATACGTCCCGACCGCACAGGAATTCGGCTGGTACGCGCGTTCGCTAAATCAGCCGCAAACTGCTGCACGCTGGTTCGAAACCGCGTTGCGCTGGAAACCGGACGATGAACCTTCGGCCTATGGCCTGGCCATCACCCGCAACCAGTTAAATGACCGGCAGGGCGTGGCCGAAATTCAACGGCTGTGGGCGGGCCGTTCGGAGCGTATTGCCAGGCTCGGCGAGACCACACCTCGAACACCCCTCGGCTCTGTGCCGCTGCCTGCGCCAAATCAGACGATACCGCAAACGACCGTTCCGCCCATCAGCCCGCAGCCGCTCGCAACCCCGCCTGCGACACGCGAGACCAGCGTCAACACGCGCCAGCGCACAGTCGCGCCTACGGGATATGGCCAGCCAGCGACGCAAGTCACGACCACTCGACGCGGCATACGCGGGCCGCGCGCTTGTTCTATGACGATCAATGCCCAGCGCCTCAATCCGGCGGATGCGCTGTCCCGTGGTTGGTGCCTCATGGACCTCAACCGCCCGATGGAAGCCATCGAAGCCTTCGAGGTCGCCCTGAACGGCCCGCCCGGCAGGGCGCGCGAAGACGCTGCCTACGGACAGAGCCTCGCCTATCTGCGCGCCGGGCTCGCCAACAATGCGGCCGTAGCCGCGGCCAAGGCTCCTCTCAGCCGCCAACGTGCCGCTGAGCTGCAGGTTGCCATCCTGGCCGATCGTGCGCTTACGGCATTTGCCGCCAAGCGCTATCAGGAAACCCTGATCTATCTCGATCAACGTGCGCAATTGCAGCAGGAACGCGTCGATCTGATGGTTCTGCGCGGCTACTGCTATCTCAATCTCAAAATGTACGACGATGCGGGGCGAGTATTCAACGCCGTGGCCGCGACTGGCAACAGGGACGGAAATCGCGGCCTTATCGATCTGAGACTCGCCACCCACCCGGACCGTAGCGACTGA
- a CDS encoding sulfatase family protein, with protein sequence MADKPNIILIMTDQQRYDSIAALGFPYASTPNLDALAKNGVTFTDCHITAPSCVPSRASLFTGYYPHTTGVLSNGQAWQRTWVEQLRDAGYRCVNVGKMHTIPYNSDSGFHERYVVENKDRFMEGRWYFDEWDKALAAHGLVKQQRELYRKRDDYRERLGAFDWELPEELHSDAFVANMAKWWVNTYPPTEPLFLQVGLPGPHPPYDPPARYSEAYLKRDDLPLPKPSKEELESLPTALKEKRIHDVEVDHDSVVWSLDPTAEQMQRLWSHYLGNVTLIDDKIGELLEALRERGYLDDAIVIFTSDHGECLGEHGLIQKWSMYEVVTRVPTIIWSTAGRFQGGREVNGLCQLFDLGPTILEYAGIQPPQSFEARSLRPALEGGDWTPRTHVFCEQAGDVTLTGTDFITGVRSDRWKLVHFKGSEEGQLFDLENDPKEIHNLWGDPAHAGKRQELLDVLRDWLIESNFRTRDVMVGAR encoded by the coding sequence ATGGCTGACAAGCCGAACATCATCCTGATCATGACCGATCAGCAGCGTTATGATTCCATCGCTGCGCTCGGTTTTCCCTATGCATCGACGCCCAATCTGGACGCGCTCGCCAAAAATGGCGTCACGTTCACGGACTGCCACATCACGGCTCCAAGCTGCGTTCCATCACGCGCTAGCCTCTTTACCGGATATTATCCGCACACGACCGGCGTTCTCAGCAACGGGCAGGCATGGCAACGCACTTGGGTCGAGCAACTGCGCGACGCCGGCTATCGCTGTGTGAATGTCGGCAAGATGCACACCATCCCCTACAATTCCGATTCCGGCTTCCATGAGCGTTACGTCGTCGAAAACAAGGACCGCTTCATGGAAGGGCGTTGGTATTTTGACGAGTGGGACAAGGCGCTCGCGGCACACGGACTGGTCAAGCAGCAGCGCGAACTCTACCGCAAGCGCGACGACTACAGGGAACGGCTTGGCGCCTTCGATTGGGAGTTGCCGGAGGAGCTGCATTCGGACGCCTTCGTTGCCAATATGGCGAAGTGGTGGGTCAATACCTATCCGCCGACGGAGCCGCTTTTCCTGCAGGTCGGTTTGCCCGGCCCGCATCCGCCTTATGATCCGCCTGCGCGCTACTCCGAAGCCTATCTGAAACGCGACGACCTTCCCTTGCCGAAACCGTCAAAAGAGGAGCTGGAGTCGCTGCCAACGGCCCTCAAGGAAAAGCGCATCCACGACGTCGAAGTGGATCACGATTCCGTCGTCTGGAGCCTCGATCCGACTGCGGAACAGATGCAGCGTCTTTGGTCGCATTATCTCGGCAATGTGACGCTCATCGATGACAAGATCGGCGAATTGCTGGAAGCCTTGCGGGAACGTGGCTATCTCGACGATGCGATCGTCATCTTCACATCCGATCACGGCGAATGCCTCGGCGAGCATGGCCTTATCCAGAAATGGTCGATGTACGAAGTCGTAACGCGCGTCCCGACCATCATCTGGTCGACAGCCGGCCGGTTCCAGGGTGGCCGCGAAGTCAACGGCCTTTGTCAACTTTTCGATCTCGGTCCGACGATCCTTGAATATGCAGGCATCCAGCCGCCGCAATCCTTCGAGGCACGCAGCCTCAGGCCGGCGCTTGAAGGAGGAGACTGGACGCCGCGGACGCATGTCTTCTGTGAGCAGGCCGGCGACGTCACGCTTACCGGCACTGATTTTATCACCGGCGTTCGCAGCGACCGCTGGAAGCTCGTGCATTTCAAGGGATCGGAGGAAGGTCAGCTATTCGACCTCGAGAACGACCCGAAAGAGATTCACAATCTTTGGGGCGATCCCGCGCACGCCGGCAAGCGGCAGGAGTTGCTGGATGTGCTGCGCGATTGGCTGATCGAATCGAATTTCCGGACGCGGGATGTGATGGTAGGTGCGCGGTGA
- a CDS encoding formylglycine-generating enzyme family protein, with product MVWIEGGSFRMGSENFYPEEGPVHRVRVDGFWIDPAPVTNRQFARFVAETGYVTVAELPPDPALYPGADPAMLQPGSLVFRAPKRPEDMRFWGDWWHYVPGAYWRRPDGISDLSEDLMDHPVVHVAHVDADAYAQWAGKSLPTEAEWEFAARGGLDGADYGWGNEFEPDGRKMANVWNGAFPMQPSAGKGDFGTSAVCSYPANTFGLFDMVGNVWEWTDDYWTDRHPGDAEKACCVSVNPQVREAAQSFDPQQAAIRIPRKVLKGGSHLCAPTYCRRYRPAARHPEMIDSATTHVGFRCVVRNKRGDGSFAGAVERIDG from the coding sequence ATGGTTTGGATAGAAGGCGGCAGTTTTCGGATGGGCTCCGAGAACTTCTATCCGGAAGAAGGCCCTGTTCACCGCGTTCGTGTCGATGGCTTCTGGATCGATCCTGCGCCGGTGACCAACCGTCAGTTTGCGCGCTTCGTGGCGGAGACCGGCTATGTCACGGTCGCCGAACTTCCGCCGGACCCGGCGCTTTATCCCGGTGCGGACCCGGCAATGCTCCAGCCGGGCTCTCTCGTTTTCCGGGCACCGAAGCGCCCCGAGGATATGCGGTTCTGGGGCGACTGGTGGCACTATGTTCCGGGCGCATACTGGCGTCGGCCCGACGGCATATCCGATCTCTCCGAAGACCTGATGGACCATCCCGTCGTTCATGTCGCCCATGTCGATGCCGACGCCTATGCGCAATGGGCGGGCAAGTCGCTGCCGACGGAGGCCGAGTGGGAATTTGCCGCGCGCGGCGGGCTCGATGGCGCCGATTATGGCTGGGGCAACGAATTCGAGCCCGACGGACGAAAGATGGCGAATGTCTGGAACGGCGCGTTCCCCATGCAGCCTTCGGCCGGCAAAGGAGATTTCGGCACATCGGCTGTCTGTTCCTATCCCGCGAATACCTTCGGCCTCTTTGATATGGTCGGAAATGTTTGGGAATGGACGGACGACTATTGGACGGACCGGCACCCCGGCGACGCGGAGAAAGCTTGCTGCGTTTCGGTCAATCCACAGGTCAGGGAGGCTGCGCAGAGTTTCGACCCGCAACAGGCGGCAATACGCATTCCGCGAAAGGTGCTGAAAGGTGGATCCCACCTCTGCGCACCGACCTATTGCCGGCGCTACAGACCGGCAGCGCGCCATCCGGAAATGATCGACAGCGCGACGACTCATGTCGGATTTCGCTGTGTCGTCCGGAACAAGCGAGGCGACGGCAGTTTTGCCGGCGCAGTCGAGAGGATTGATGGATGA
- a CDS encoding cellulose biosynthesis cyclic di-GMP-binding regulatory protein BcsB: MKSVLSALIFLLGAATIVHAQTAPFDMSGERSKGSKPIVPETLMPRVTAPQTTTPQVTTPAATAPQMTTPQVAVPQVVTPPATTPKTSVPQAVTPIVPAQNVPVVKQATATPAAGEFRRYVMPFADFRLEGEYDRRSWSIYLTPEQAAAPAKFHFAYQNAVVVAPEASQLTILLNNRAIGQQQIGSPDNASAISFDIPRGLLQPGANLVTFEATQRHRTDCNMQSTYELWSDIDPSQTYLSFAEQDAQKPSNTDAIRAIGVDGAGKTEFNLVVPALAQPGTTKPLLRLAQGLSLLSGMPNETFSFSTDSLPPPGPGKMTVLVGTPAELQPLFSAPEAAQTAALATFVKDPRTGSTILLVSGPSWQAVSGAIDTIVSPTDRDPNVLRDMLVTQRWTAPDAPFFFGDTSLSFSQLGINTTEFSGRRFHTSFNVAVPSDFYANAYGEATIFLDAAYAKNVQPGSHIDVYVNGSIATTKPITATSGGIFRHLPIRVTMRHFKPGLNTVTLEAMLLTNEDQVCLPGTTSNTTPRFALFDTSEFHMPDFARVAQRPNLAALAGTGYPYNRGIVPAALFIDRADPDTLSATATLLGQMAVVAGHPIAVDLIASPSGVGNRDAIFVGSISQMPTTTLSQMNIATTSQASWRPVTAGQSAEPETAVTFAEWRSRIGGGALQRQISSFQDWMRRNFDISLSSLQFIPGAEQVFTPSNVNSFMIAQGTSVTGESTWTIVSAPSAKDLRAGAEAITSQLDWPKIAGHITVYSSKTGKVDTVPVSRFDFVMSQPWSFTNYRLIAANWLSTNILSYAFLLVILFVLIGVTTSGILAKIGRHE, from the coding sequence ATGAAAAGCGTCCTTTCCGCGCTTATTTTCCTGCTTGGCGCCGCCACGATCGTTCATGCGCAGACGGCACCCTTCGACATGTCCGGCGAACGGTCGAAAGGTTCGAAGCCGATTGTGCCGGAAACATTGATGCCACGGGTAACTGCACCGCAAACGACCACCCCGCAGGTGACGACGCCAGCCGCGACCGCTCCACAAATGACCACTCCGCAAGTGGCAGTTCCGCAAGTGGTGACCCCGCCAGCGACCACACCCAAAACAAGCGTGCCGCAAGCTGTCACGCCCATCGTCCCGGCGCAAAACGTTCCGGTGGTAAAACAGGCCACTGCAACGCCCGCGGCCGGCGAATTCCGGCGATATGTGATGCCGTTTGCAGATTTTCGACTGGAGGGCGAATATGATCGGAGATCCTGGTCGATCTATCTCACTCCGGAACAGGCTGCCGCTCCAGCCAAGTTCCATTTCGCCTATCAGAATGCCGTCGTCGTAGCGCCCGAAGCGTCGCAACTGACCATTCTTCTCAACAATCGCGCAATTGGCCAGCAGCAGATCGGTTCGCCCGATAACGCGTCGGCGATAAGCTTCGACATCCCCCGTGGTCTGCTGCAGCCGGGCGCCAATCTGGTGACCTTCGAAGCAACACAACGCCACCGCACCGATTGCAACATGCAATCAACCTATGAACTCTGGTCCGATATCGATCCCTCACAGACCTATCTGAGCTTCGCCGAACAGGATGCGCAGAAACCGTCAAACACGGATGCGATCCGCGCAATCGGCGTCGATGGCGCCGGCAAGACTGAATTCAACCTCGTCGTGCCGGCTTTGGCGCAGCCGGGTACCACAAAACCGCTGCTGCGACTTGCTCAGGGCCTCTCGCTACTGAGCGGAATGCCGAATGAAACCTTCTCTTTCAGTACGGACTCGTTACCTCCGCCCGGTCCCGGAAAGATGACAGTGCTCGTCGGGACGCCCGCTGAACTGCAGCCCTTGTTTTCGGCACCCGAGGCAGCACAGACCGCCGCATTGGCAACGTTTGTCAAGGATCCACGCACCGGCTCAACAATCCTGCTCGTCAGCGGGCCGTCCTGGCAGGCGGTTTCTGGCGCAATCGATACCATCGTTTCGCCGACAGACAGAGACCCGAACGTCCTTCGCGATATGTTGGTAACCCAGCGGTGGACCGCGCCGGACGCGCCATTCTTCTTTGGGGATACAAGCCTCTCATTCTCGCAATTGGGAATCAACACCACGGAATTTTCTGGTCGCCGCTTCCACACCAGCTTCAACGTGGCGGTCCCTTCGGACTTCTATGCCAATGCTTATGGCGAGGCGACGATCTTCCTCGATGCCGCCTATGCGAAAAATGTCCAGCCGGGCAGCCATATCGATGTCTATGTAAACGGAAGCATTGCCACGACGAAGCCTATTACCGCGACCAGCGGCGGCATTTTCCGGCACTTGCCTATCCGCGTGACGATGCGCCACTTCAAGCCAGGTCTCAACACCGTGACGTTGGAAGCCATGTTGCTGACCAATGAAGACCAAGTTTGCCTGCCTGGCACCACCTCCAACACAACGCCGCGCTTTGCACTTTTCGATACAAGCGAATTTCATATGCCGGATTTCGCCCGGGTCGCCCAGCGTCCGAATCTCGCGGCACTGGCGGGCACCGGGTATCCCTACAACCGCGGTATCGTGCCGGCAGCCCTGTTCATCGATCGGGCAGATCCCGACACCTTATCTGCAACCGCAACATTGCTAGGCCAGATGGCTGTCGTCGCGGGACATCCGATCGCGGTGGATCTTATCGCTTCGCCGAGCGGCGTCGGAAACCGCGATGCGATCTTTGTGGGCTCGATTTCCCAGATGCCCACGACGACGTTGTCGCAAATGAATATCGCTACCACCAGTCAGGCATCCTGGCGTCCCGTCACAGCCGGCCAAAGCGCCGAGCCGGAAACGGCAGTCACATTCGCCGAGTGGCGCTCGAGAATTGGCGGCGGCGCATTGCAGCGACAGATTTCGTCGTTTCAGGATTGGATGCGCCGAAACTTCGACATATCGCTGAGTTCCCTGCAGTTCATTCCCGGTGCGGAGCAGGTCTTCACGCCCTCGAATGTCAACAGCTTCATGATTGCCCAGGGAACAAGCGTCACAGGCGAATCCACGTGGACGATCGTCTCCGCGCCCTCGGCAAAGGACTTGCGAGCAGGGGCCGAAGCCATAACGTCCCAGCTCGATTGGCCGAAGATCGCCGGTCATATCACCGTCTATTCCAGCAAGACCGGAAAGGTCGACACGGTACCTGTCAGCCGTTTTGACTTTGTCATGTCTCAGCCTTGGTCGTTCACCAACTACCGTCTGATTGCCGCCAACTGGCTTTCGACCAACATTCTGTCCTACGCATTCCTCCTCGTCATCCTCTTCGTGCTGATCGGCGTCACGACGTCCGGAATTCTTGCAAAGATCGGCAGGCACGAATGA
- a CDS encoding glycosyl hydrolase family 8 translates to MRRWRTMVVTGCIALMTMCQQIAAQHAAIDPQAWAAYKAKFLDATGRIVDNGNGNISHSEGQGYGLLLAYLSNSPADFEQIWYFTRTELLLRDDGLAAWKWDPAVTPHVTDTNNASDGDMLIAYALALAGSAWNKKDYLEAAATIAQSLLSHAVVHAGGRTLLLPGIKGYTASERDDGPVVNPSYWVYEAIPVMALLAPSDEWQRLTDDGLSLLRSMQVGPRKLPADWVSLRTMPRPAYGFEAEFGYNAIRIPLYLARAGISDTALLTRLQAGITFEGDEPATIDLATGKPKQPLADPGYRIVDDVLACVTSGAKLPASVRQFVPSLYYPSTLQLLGLAFVEEKHPECL, encoded by the coding sequence ATGAGGCGCTGGCGCACCATGGTCGTTACCGGCTGTATCGCTCTCATGACGATGTGCCAGCAAATTGCGGCGCAACACGCCGCAATTGATCCGCAAGCATGGGCTGCCTACAAGGCGAAATTCCTCGATGCGACCGGCCGCATCGTCGATAACGGAAACGGCAATATCAGCCACAGCGAGGGGCAAGGCTATGGCTTGTTGCTTGCCTATCTTTCAAACAGTCCTGCCGATTTCGAGCAAATTTGGTATTTCACGCGAACCGAATTGCTGCTGCGCGACGATGGTCTTGCGGCCTGGAAATGGGACCCGGCCGTTACTCCCCACGTGACGGACACGAACAATGCCTCCGATGGTGACATGCTGATCGCCTACGCCTTGGCGCTGGCGGGATCCGCATGGAATAAGAAAGACTATTTGGAAGCGGCGGCGACGATAGCACAGTCGCTTCTTTCACATGCCGTCGTCCACGCCGGGGGTCGCACGCTGCTCCTCCCAGGTATCAAGGGCTATACGGCCTCCGAACGTGATGACGGACCGGTCGTCAATCCCTCCTACTGGGTTTATGAAGCCATCCCCGTTATGGCGCTGCTGGCGCCTTCGGATGAATGGCAAAGGCTGACGGATGACGGCCTTTCCCTGCTTCGCTCGATGCAGGTCGGGCCGCGGAAGTTGCCGGCGGACTGGGTGAGCCTGCGTACCATGCCCAGACCCGCTTACGGCTTCGAGGCCGAATTCGGCTATAATGCGATTCGCATCCCACTTTACCTTGCGCGAGCGGGGATATCCGATACGGCACTGCTGACGCGGCTGCAGGCGGGTATAACGTTCGAAGGCGATGAGCCGGCTACCATCGACCTGGCAACGGGCAAGCCAAAGCAGCCCCTTGCGGACCCAGGTTACCGAATTGTTGATGATGTTCTGGCGTGTGTAACAAGCGGGGCGAAATTGCCCGCTTCGGTTCGGCAGTTTGTGCCGTCACTCTACTATCCGTCGACCCTTCAATTGTTGGGCTTGGCTTTTGTCGAGGAAAAACATCCGGAGTGTTTATGA
- a CDS encoding ABC transporter ATP-binding protein, whose amino-acid sequence MTTKISFQNVSKSFELTSQNAFVALQNLNLDIEDGEFITVVGPSGCGKSTAMNIAAGLTAPSSGQVLVDDVTVRGPGPERGVIFQQYALFPWLTVRENVEFGLKIAGLPKEERRRIADHFIALVGLTDFSDSLPKTLSGGMKQRCAIARAYAVNPKILLMDEPFGALDALTRVQLQDQLLTMWSKERRTVMFITHDVDEAVYLASRVVVMAARPGRLYKIIPVDLPFPRTEEVRLSPEFAELRNQVWRAVYHPASH is encoded by the coding sequence ATGACGACGAAAATCTCGTTTCAAAACGTATCGAAGAGTTTTGAGCTTACCAGCCAGAATGCGTTCGTGGCGCTGCAAAACCTGAATCTCGATATTGAAGACGGGGAGTTCATTACCGTGGTCGGGCCGTCCGGGTGCGGCAAGTCGACGGCGATGAATATCGCTGCCGGCCTCACCGCGCCTTCTTCCGGTCAGGTGCTGGTCGATGACGTAACGGTTAGAGGTCCAGGCCCAGAGCGCGGCGTCATCTTCCAGCAATACGCGCTTTTCCCTTGGCTGACCGTGCGCGAAAATGTGGAGTTCGGATTGAAGATTGCGGGACTTCCCAAGGAAGAGCGCCGCAGGATTGCCGATCACTTCATTGCGCTCGTCGGTCTTACCGATTTCAGCGATTCACTTCCGAAAACCTTGTCCGGCGGCATGAAGCAACGTTGCGCGATTGCGCGAGCATATGCGGTCAATCCGAAGATTTTGCTGATGGATGAACCTTTCGGTGCGCTCGACGCACTGACCCGCGTTCAGCTGCAGGACCAGCTTTTGACGATGTGGAGCAAGGAACGCCGTACGGTGATGTTCATCACCCATGATGTCGATGAGGCGGTCTATCTGGCAAGCCGCGTGGTCGTGATGGCTGCCCGGCCTGGGCGGCTTTACAAAATCATTCCGGTCGACCTGCCGTTCCCGCGCACCGAAGAGGTGAGGCTTTCGCCTGAATTCGCCGAGCTGCGCAATCAGGTGTGGCGTGCGGTCTACCATCCTGCATCGCATTAA
- a CDS encoding aliphatic sulfonate ABC transporter substrate-binding protein, which produces MTRRNFMMTTAAIAAAGSLPIAWSARAASDTMSIGYIADFPNTSVFAIAEDQKLWDAEGVKPDLKVFTNGPIQIQAMGAGSLNFGTIGPGALWLPASGRSKMIGVNDIGFSDRVIAQSSINSIQDLKGKKVGVPQGTSGDMILRMALAKAGMSIADIQVVPMDPSTIVAAFSSKQIDAAGIWYPLIDAIRPRVPDLKELAANKDFYPATSFINAFVARNEVVQENPKLVTSFLRVMKKAMDYRVANLDRSIELTTAFLKAPADTTAKVARSRKMLTSAELDKFTEDGTVNKWLADFNRMFQEFGTVKNPLPPEQYYEAKLFASA; this is translated from the coding sequence CTGACGAGACGTAATTTCATGATGACGACGGCAGCAATCGCTGCCGCCGGCAGTCTGCCGATCGCCTGGTCGGCGCGTGCCGCATCGGACACGATGAGCATCGGTTACATCGCGGACTTTCCCAACACCAGCGTCTTTGCCATCGCTGAAGATCAGAAGCTGTGGGATGCGGAAGGGGTCAAGCCCGACCTCAAGGTTTTCACGAATGGCCCGATCCAGATCCAGGCCATGGGGGCCGGCAGCCTGAATTTCGGTACCATCGGGCCAGGCGCTCTCTGGCTGCCGGCAAGCGGCCGTTCAAAGATGATTGGCGTCAACGATATCGGCTTCAGCGACCGTGTGATTGCTCAGTCGAGTATAAATTCGATCCAGGATTTGAAGGGCAAAAAGGTCGGTGTGCCGCAGGGCACATCCGGCGACATGATCCTTCGTATGGCGCTCGCCAAGGCCGGCATGTCCATTGCAGATATCCAGGTCGTGCCAATGGATCCGAGCACCATTGTTGCGGCGTTTTCCTCCAAACAGATAGATGCCGCGGGCATCTGGTATCCGCTGATCGACGCCATCAGGCCGCGCGTTCCGGATTTGAAGGAGCTCGCGGCAAATAAGGATTTCTATCCTGCCACTTCCTTCATCAACGCCTTCGTCGCTCGCAATGAAGTCGTCCAGGAGAATCCGAAACTGGTCACCAGCTTCCTTCGCGTTATGAAAAAGGCCATGGACTATAGGGTCGCCAATCTCGACCGTTCCATCGAATTGACGACGGCCTTTCTCAAGGCGCCGGCGGACACGACCGCCAAGGTCGCGCGAAGCCGCAAGATGCTGACAAGCGCCGAACTCGACAAATTTACGGAAGACGGGACGGTCAACAAGTGGCTCGCCGACTTCAATAGGATGTTCCAGGAATTCGGCACGGTCAAAAACCCGCTTCCGCCGGAGCAATATTACGAAGCAAAGCTGTTCGCCTCGGCATAA